From Toxorhynchites rutilus septentrionalis strain SRP chromosome 2, ASM2978413v1, whole genome shotgun sequence, a single genomic window includes:
- the LOC129765834 gene encoding uncharacterized protein K02A2.6-like: MDYVGPLPASGKFRNTCVLVITDVFSKFVIVQPFRQATAESLVPFVDNMVFQMFGVPEVVLTDNGTQFVSKPFQELLAKYHITHWKTPSYHPQINDSERANRVIVTAIRATIKKDHKEWSNNIQSIANAIRNSVHEATRYTPFFTVFGRNMVTDGREYSRLRDTNAPYESITNSEREKLYSEVRENLKAAFQKHSKHYNLRSNANCPKYSVGEKVLKKNTEHSDKGKGYCAKLAAKYIPATVKRIAGENCYELMDDKGKKLGVFNCSFLKKFNSKA, translated from the coding sequence ATGGACTATGTCGGTCCACTGCCTGCTTCGGGTAAATTCAGAAATACGTGCGTACTTGTGATTACAGACGTATTCAGCAAGTTCGTCATCGTTCAACCGTTCCGTCAAGCCACTGCAGAGTCCTTGGTACCGTTCGTGGACAATATGGTGTTCCAAATGTTCGGAGTACCTGAAGTAGTACTCACAGACAACGGGACCCAATTCGTCTCTAAACCATTCCAGGAGCTACTGGCGAAATACCACATCACCCATTGGAAAACGCCAAGCTATCATCCACAAATTAACGATTCAGAAAGAGCGAACCGTGTAATTGTGACCGCAATCCGAGCGACCATTAAGAAGGATCACAAGGAGTGGTCAAATAACATACAATCTATTGCCAACGCTATCAGAAACTCAGTACACGAAGCCACGCGTTACACACCATTCTTCACggtttttggaagaaatatgGTTACAGATGGGCGGGAATATAGCCGGTTGCGGGATACAAATGCCCCGTATGAAAGCATCACCAATTCGGAGCGAGAAAAGCTTTACTCAGAAGTTagggaaaatttaaaagcagcATTTCAAAAACACTCTAAGCACTACAATCTGAGGTCAAATGCAAATTGCCCAAAATACAGCGTGGGTGAGAAGGTTCTAAAGAAAAATACCGAACATTCTGATAAAGGTAAAGGTTATTGCGCAAAGTTAGCAGCAAAATACATTCCAGCCACGGTTAAAAGAATCGCGGGGGAAAACTGTTACGAATTGATGGATGATAAAGGGAAAAAGCTGGGAGTATTCAACTGTAGTTTCCTCAAGAAATTCAATAGTAAAGCGTGA